One part of the Quercus lobata isolate SW786 chromosome 7, ValleyOak3.0 Primary Assembly, whole genome shotgun sequence genome encodes these proteins:
- the LOC115951301 gene encoding UPF0481 protein At3g47200-like, with protein MAGQEHVVSMEALFSREASKTSSSVTEDSETNSISSETTTLEAKIKTVMEARKNVTLSPAPKIQKVIFLLRDNKDFNIHYEPRAVSLGPIHHGNEKYKLGEKYKLVLAYEFVEGSEEKINDLFKKIKEKIKELKECFEEEVIKSYDDEDLIWLLLVDDRFDDLNIKPDSIAFTQQDLFLLENQLPYRLLKWLMGWSKNEADLKKSVIVYINRHVTVPLPEDQLPVFSCKWLSSLSWTWSHCHCQSSNILRLLLWCPCWQQAEIGKEESDYCSTVVIGNGNGDPIHLLDLLRTCLLGKPQRRNNRKKPNENVQTWQSYRNVQELRAAGIHVERSKKKESCLSDISLTKFGCLGYLWLPPISVDDSTKPKFLNLIAYEMCLDFKNDFGITSYISFLDSLIDESGDVKMLRKAGILYNCLGSDDEVAQVFNEIGTDLVPNIKIYSDVKSQIQDLYRKQCRTWIAQFFHDHFSSPWTFLAFVGAFLALILAIIQTNYAVNSPPGPCDNFCKNFTRN; from the coding sequence ATGGCTGGACAGGAGCATGTTGTTTCCATGGAGGCACTTTTCAGTAGAGAAGCCAGTAAAACAAGCAGCAGCGTCACCGAGGACTCTGAGACAAACAGCATTTCAAGCGAAACCACTACCCTGGAGGCAAAGATTAAAACAGTAATGGAGGCAAGAAAAAATGTGACACTATCCCCAGCACCAAAGATACAAAAGGTTATATTCTTGCTGCGAGATAACAAGGATTTCAATATTCACTATGAGCCAAGAGCAGTATCACTTGGTCCTATCCATCATGGTAATGAGAAGTACAAGCTAGGAGAGAAGTACAAGCTTGTGCTGGCATATGAATTCGTTGAAGGTAGCGAAGAGAAGATAAACGAtttgttcaagaaaattaaagagaagATCAAGGAGCTGAAGGAGTGCTTCGAGGAGGAAGTGATCAAAAGCTACGATGATGAGGACCTCatttggttgttgttggtggaCGACAGGTTCGATGATTTGAATATAAAACCAGACAGTATAGCCTTTACACAACAGGATTTGTTTTTGCTTGAGAACCAGCTTCCCTATCGTCTGCTCAAATGGTTGATGGGTTGGAGTAAGAATGAAGCCGATTTGAAGAAATCAGTTATCGTTTATATTAATAGGCACGTGACGGTACCACTACCAGAGGATCAATTACCAGTTTTCAGCTGCAAATGGCTAAGTTCGTTATCTTGGACTTGGTCGCACTGCCACTGCCAGTCATCAAATATCCTACGCTTGTTATTATGGTGTCCCTGCTGGCAACAAGCAGAAATTGGGAAAGAAGAAAGCGATTACTGTTCAACAGTAGTGATTGGAAATGGAAATGGAGACCCAATCCATCTTCTCGATCTTCTGAGGACTTGTCTCTTGGGTAAGCCTCAACGAAGAAACAACCGAAAGAAACCAAATGAGAATGTCCAAACTTGGCAGTCCTATCGCAATGTTCAGGAGCTTCGAGCAGCAGGTATTCATGTGGAACgtagtaaaaagaaagaaagttgcTTGAGTGACATATCTTTAACTAAATTCGGTTGTTTGGGATACCTTTGGCTTCCTCCAATAAGTGTGGATGACTCAACGAAGCCGAAGTTCTTGAACTTGATTGCCTATGAGATGTGTCTAGATTTCAAAAATGATTTCGGGATCACCTCTTACATATCTTTTCTTGATTCACTGATCGACGAATCCGGCGATGTTAAGATGCTAAGGAAAGCAGGAATACTCTACAACTGCCTTGGCAGTGATGATGAAGTGGCTCAAGTCTTCAATGAGATAGGTACCGACTTGGTGCCTAACATCAAAATATACAGTGATGTCAAATCACAAATTCAGGATCTCTACAGGAAGCAGTGTAGGACCTGGATTGCTCAATTCTTTCACGACCATTTTAGCAGCCCCTGGACTTTCTTAGCTTTTGTTGGCGCATTTTTGGCACTTATACTAGCAATCATTCAGACTAATTATGCTGTCAACTCTCCCCCAGGACCCTGCGATAACTTCTGCAAGAATTTCACACGAAACTAA